The Metabacillus schmidteae nucleotide sequence AGATAAATAGTACAACGATAAGCGCGAACGAATTTCCATAATGAGGAGCGCAATATCCGTAAGCAGGAGCTACATAACCACAAGACATTTCAGGTTGATATGCACCTGCAACATGTGGTGCATTTGCAGCTGCCATCATATTTGGGCTGTTTTCATAACCGTACATTTAATCATCTTCCTTTCGTTTTTGAAAATCCTAAGACGATACAGTATATACGTTTACCCTTCATTTGGAGCCCGTCTAGTAGGAAGAATGCTTCATGAAAGCACCTAAAATGAAGCCCATTTTTCATAATAACCCGAAGTACTTTGTCCCTCTGTTCATTTAAAAATAAAAAATAGTATATGTCATAGACATATACCTAGACTCATACTTTTGATTTCAAGATTTAATCAATATAAAAATCTACAAATCCCCACACAGTGTTCCAATACGTTTCTGGATCTACTTTTTCCGCATCGCCGTGGTTCGCTTCCGGAATGATTAGCTTTTCCTTTTCAACATCTGCTGCATTATACACTTCATCAAGCATTTCAAACGGAACAAACGTATCTGCATCTCCATGGATAAACAACATCGGAGTGTCACTTTTAGCGACTTGCTCTACTGCTGATGCTTCATATAAGTCATACCCTGCTCGTAATTTTGTTATGGTATTCGCTGCATTCATGACAGGAAATTCGGGTAATCCAAAGAGATCTTTTAATTGATAAACAAAAACATCACTTACAGAGGAATAGCCGCAATCCTCAACAATTACCTTTACGTTATCCGGTAAGTCTTCACCTGATGTCATCATAACGGCTGCGCCACCCATTGATACGCCGAATAACATGATTTCTGCTTCTGGATCTTTTTCGATTATCTGATCAATCCAGAGTAACATATCTTTTCGGTCGTGCCAGCCCATTCCGATATAATCCCCTTCACTTTCTCCATGTCCGCGAAGGTCAGGAGTCAGTACATTGCAGCCTTTTTCATAAAAATTTCGCACATATCTCGTCATAGACTTAGCCTTACTGTTGTAGCCATGAACAACAATTGCCCACTTATGGTTTACTTGATTATGTTCATATACATAAGCATTCAGTTTAAATTGATGCTGATCAGATGTGACAACATTTAATAGAGATGGCTTTAGTTCTTCCTTAAACACATCATCAGCTTGTTCAGCTTCCTTGGCAACTGATGCAACGACTGCCTCGCTTTCTTCCAGGTGTGGATTATCTTCTAAAAATTCTTTTTCACGGTCTACATTTAATGCGTATTTGTAGAAATAGTTGCCGACTAAGAAATAGGCAGTTACTAGTAGTCCTACAATAAGGGAGCCAATAATAATAAGTCTCTTTTTCATTTTCTCATTCTCCAAGTATAAAATGCATTCGTTTATTTCTCTACTACATTTCAGAATCTGTTTATACAATCTCCACTTCACTATATTTTATGTTTTATCCAAGGATACTCCCAATAAATTTCATAAAATTCTATAATATTAATATAACTTATCCATTTATAGTAATAAATCTCAATCTATAAAAGGAATGATTTTGTTGGAATCTATGAATAACATACATTATAAAATGATTTGTACTAAAAGAATATTTTATTTCATTTCTCTAATTGTCACAATAATTCTAGGGGTTGCTTCCAGAAAATATAGTACCTTCCTAGTGGAATTTGTTGCATTAAACGCAGGGGATATGTTGTGGGCAATGATGGTTTATTTTGGTCTTAGATTCTTACTTGTAAATAAGAGCCTGCTCATCGCTGTATTGCTAAGCTTTTTATTCAGCTTCGGCATTGAGATAAGTCAATTTTATCAGGCAGGTTGGTTAAATCAAAATCGTGACACATTGCTCGGAGGATTGATTTTGGGCAAGGGTTTTCTGTTTGTGGATTTAATTCGATATTCAGTTGGTATTATTTTTGCTTTTTTTATTGATAGACTATCTTCAGTGATTCATTCTCGCATTTTAAATTAATTGAAAAACTCGAACATGAATAGCGAACGCCTTGTAAAATGAAATACTAATGAAAACAAAAAAGAAAGGGTGCTCAAATGGTTGTCAATTCACGACTGATTAAGACACCCTATTTGCATTATATAAACTTAAGAGGAGACTACGTTACTTCGCAATCTTGTTCTGTCTATGGGACAACTCACCTGTCCCCATGTACCACGCCTTCTTATACCCATCGTAGATATTGATTGCTGCTGAGATGATGAAGATGAAGAGTATGCCGCCTATGAATGAGGATTTGAATTGGTTGGTACTTATTGTAAATATATCCGCCATAAAAGTAATGAAATCCATGCTTAATAGATTAGGGTTCACTAAGATGACTATAAATCCAACAGTTCCAACTAGTTGAACGACTGTATTGAATAATGCTAATCTTCTCGTCCATTGGCCCTTTATCAACTTATATAAAGATAATAAGATTTCAAGAGCAATCACAACGACGACGATCGGCCAGTATTGAAGCAATACGTCTTGATTTAATGCAGGAATTCTAAATTCAAGGCCTTCACTTCCCCCTCTATATACACCTACTAGGTGATTAGCATAAAAGTAGAGTGATGCCCAAATTGCTGTCCACATTAAACTTCCAAAAATCTCACACTTTGAGATTGCTTTTTTCTTAGGGATATACGTGATTGAATGTAAATCATCTGGAGTCCATGTTTTTAGACTGGTTGTTAAGGGTATTCTATCTTTTCCTTTATCCGTTCTTTCTAAAATGGCAAAAATTAGTGTAAGCCAAAAGAATACCTGCATCCCTACCTCAATGATTCTCCATATTCCTTCTCCCATAATGCGCAACCCAACATTAATAATTGCTTCATTCCCTGTATAGCTAATAAAATATTCCGCCATCATTGATATGAGTGAAATCACTGCAGCGATTGGTAAGATCATTTTCAAAAGTGACATATAAACATCAAAGTATCTTGGGCCAATG carries:
- a CDS encoding YjcZ family sporulation protein gives rise to the protein MSCGYVAPAYGYCAPHYGNSFALIVVLFILLIIIGATIYGNKC
- a CDS encoding alpha/beta hydrolase, translated to MKKRLIIIGSLIVGLLVTAYFLVGNYFYKYALNVDREKEFLEDNPHLEESEAVVASVAKEAEQADDVFKEELKPSLLNVVTSDQHQFKLNAYVYEHNQVNHKWAIVVHGYNSKAKSMTRYVRNFYEKGCNVLTPDLRGHGESEGDYIGMGWHDRKDMLLWIDQIIEKDPEAEIMLFGVSMGGAAVMMTSGEDLPDNVKVIVEDCGYSSVSDVFVYQLKDLFGLPEFPVMNAANTITKLRAGYDLYEASAVEQVAKSDTPMLFIHGDADTFVPFEMLDEVYNAADVEKEKLIIPEANHGDAEKVDPETYWNTVWGFVDFYID
- a CDS encoding ribosomal maturation YjgA family protein, which produces MNNIHYKMICTKRIFYFISLIVTIILGVASRKYSTFLVEFVALNAGDMLWAMMVYFGLRFLLVNKSLLIAVLLSFLFSFGIEISQFYQAGWLNQNRDTLLGGLILGKGFLFVDLIRYSVGIIFAFFIDRLSSVIHSRILN
- a CDS encoding HAAS signaling domain-containing protein, producing the protein MNLIDIYIHEVTRRLPEKNREDIALELRSTIEDMLPDEYNEQDVKKVLEKLGSPVLLAGGYRDQPMHLIGPRYFDVYMSLLKMILPIAAVISLISMMAEYFISYTGNEAIINVGLRIMGEGIWRIIEVGMQVFFWLTLIFAILERTDKGKDRIPLTTSLKTWTPDDLHSITYIPKKKAISKCEIFGSLMWTAIWASLYFYANHLVGVYRGGSEGLEFRIPALNQDVLLQYWPIVVVVIALEILLSLYKLIKGQWTRRLALFNTVVQLVGTVGFIVILVNPNLLSMDFITFMADIFTISTNQFKSSFIGGILFIFIISAAINIYDGYKKAWYMGTGELSHRQNKIAK